ACAGTCTCTAACATGCCAGCTGTCTGGTATCTTAAAGCAAACGCTCTCTCCTTTGGGAAAAAACCAATCTGCAGACTAGTTGGAATGGATATTCAACAGAAACAATGGGATCACAAAAACCTATTCCAGGAGAAAGCTGATAAGTGTACTCAAAACctatttaatgtaaaaaaatgcTAGAATACTTACCTGTTGATATTTGTCCACAGTGAACATGTtggtttctttaattttgtacTCTGCCCATTCTGGCTCATCATCATATCCCGAAATTGAAGTGCTTGATGGAGGCTGTTTTATGTATAACCTATATAGTAGATGATAATTAGTACAATAGAATCATACAGCGACAAAAAGTGCAAGATACACTGCTATTATTATTTGATATGATATTAAGGCCAATGCCCTCTAGAGCAAATGGCTTGTCCTCCCCCATTCATAAGTAAAAGGTAAGTTTATAGGTTCAAAACTATGCAGGAACGTGAGTTTTAATCACCCattttaaggagaaaaaaaaaaaacttgatatcAACAAGTACCATAAAATTCTTGTTCCGGTTACATTTCCTTCAAAAAAACCAGAACCTCAATGAACTgccattttttctttcatttcttttttccaagtataaaaaatgttgtaaccAATACACAAAACTCCCACTTTTACAGGGTCTAGGAGAAGTGATTGGTATCAAAAGTGaaaatgaaagttaaaaaaaaacccaaacttgCTCATCAAAAGACTTGGTCGTCTACTCCCAAATTCATTACAAAATTCAGTATAATCATACATAACTGGCCACCATCATTAGAGACTGTAGCAACAATATTGCAATGCCAATCATTTCATGAAGATAGACCCTGCTTTGAAGCCCTATTCTGGGACGAACTCTCAAAATGTCCTTAATAAACATAACAATCACTTCCAATCAACAAATGTCCAATGCACCGCAATTTCTCAAGCAAATGGATCATGTTATACTTAAGCAATCTTCAATCCTTACATAGACTTGAGTCCAGTAAGTCCTGACATGGTTCACCAGACTTcccctttcatttcaaaatattttaaccaTCATCATTATATCAATCTCAGAATTACGAACAGCGTTTTTCATCCAGTTTATTGCTCAGTGAACAacaattaatcaattaaaaaaaatttgatcaaCAACTAATGCTCATTAAGAGTGACACTTACGTCTGAATGAGACTAATGAGTTCATCTTCTCCATAGGAGCTCACGGCAAGCTTTGTACTCACTTTTTGCAACAAATTCCCGTAAGCATCAAATTGctgccaaaatttttttaaaatcaggACCCccagaaaacaaacaaaacactttttttctctgtttggcCTGGCAATGAAAGATATTTAAAACATAACTAGACACAAAACTCCATATTTggaatcaaatataaaataaaacgaAAGACCCAGAATTCATTTTCTCAGAAACCAAACAAAGAGCTCAGAATtagaagaagaatatatatatatatatatatatatacaaaaagtaGTTAAAAGCAATTAGCAGTAAATGACTGAATAGACTTACAAAGAAAGAACCTTTCCACTTGCCCAGGTTGAGTTTGAAGAAGCTGTGAAGATTATCAATGCTCATGGAGTCTTCTTCGCTTGGTTTTTGAGCGTCTCCTTGTTGTTGGACAGTGGTGGATGAAGGTGAGTCATTGGCCCGGCTTACGGAGCTCCGGAATGTGTGAATGGAGCGGAGAAATGGGTTTGGGATGGAGATGGAGAGACATGTGGAGAAGGGTCGAGTTGTATGGGAGTTTGGTGGTTTGGGAATGGAAGGGAGAGAAAGTGAGTAGTAACAAATGGAAGCCATTGAAGTTCTGTGGAGGAGTGGATTAGTGTTGTCTCTTCACTCTTCTCTGATATACCATATCCTTGTTATCTGAAATGGGTTGGAGAGCTTGGGAGAGTTCAAAGCCCAATTTCAAATGGGTTAATATAGGGCTCTGGCCTTATGTCTGGATTACCTCTCATTATTCCTCGGCGAAACTACACTATTGCCATTAACGGTGTTACTTATATGACTAACAGAATAATAacttggcctttttttttttaatgatgtggcattttttaattaaaagttttaaaaaatagtttccacgttagatgaaattgaaaaatcatattgTCAAAAACAAGGAAATTCTTCGGATCCAGATTATATACACAAattacaaaactcaaaaaaaaaaaaaaaaaactagagcCCCAAACTAGTCATATCTGAAAACCCGAACTTGAACCATCATTGAACTCTATTATCTTGGATCTTTACACACAAACGGGTGGGTCAAAAACTAAGCCACTATCCACCTTATTAGACTCCTTCTGCAAACACCACTCAATAAAACTCCGAAACTCTTTCAAAACTTGCTCTGGCAAGCTCAGCGGCTCTCCGAAACAAATCGCGCACATCAAGGTCACCTAGTCAGGTCTTTGACCCGAAGGTAGAAATGGAAAATGACCCATATACAGCTCCAACAAAGTTAGCCCCAAACTCCATACATCGCCAGCGTACCCCTCGTAGTTCCCGCCGTAGGTGTCCGGGTCACGTTTTTTGTGTGAGAtgaagcttttatttttttgtctagtgtcataatttttttttttttttttttggataagtttgttttgaagacatGGATTAGTAGGAGAGTATCTTATTTTTGAGGCATTTTATGTGGAgttggaaatatatttttaccaagTTGTCCTTATTAAACCTAGGGTCTAGAAGTATTTTTGAATCACATAAAAGTCCAATCCAAAGAGGAGAATCCTCTCTATAGatagtatatatgtgtgtgtgtgtgtgtgtgtgagagagagagagagagagagagagagagagagagagagactaacaTTGTAGTATTTATTCTAtgtaattagaaaaatattactaatagaataaatatgtttattttgttatattaattgttttaagtataatgaaattttaatatcattttttaaagatttatatggtaaacaattgattttttttttttttttatgtgagaaacaattggtttgaaatatggtattcctactaaaatttaaaattttttgcaacaattgaaacaatgtccaacaaaaagggaaaaaatataattgaaggATATACACATTTCTTTAGTAGGCTTGAAACATGCCTATCTATATTAGCTACTATATtatgcaattttcaatttgtaaacacacatatatatagtatgatcaAATCACTATACTACTCTTAGtgtctttctattttgtctaaaaaataactaaagattacaattttttacaaggaaatttattgaaatattttttttatacattgagAGTTGGAGGTGGGAATCTGAATCCTGAATATCTCTATTGAAAATTAAGATGCTAACCAGTTAAGTGACAAACCAATTAAGATACAAGATTCTTggtaaaatttattgaaatattagagaaaactaataataagttaCACCACACTCAACTATTTGTATAAAATTGAGCCAACTTGTACTCAAATTTGAGTAGTGTTTCTTTGAGAAATGTTGCTCATCTTGGGGCTAAGGATTTTCCCTTCTTAATGAATTTAAGtgtttttggttcaaaaaatcttgatttttgcAAGGAAGTATATGCTTTCCTAATAATTGCTTCAAGGttcagaaaaagaaacaaaccaaGAACAAGAACCGAGCTCCTCCTACTCTTAAATATTTGAGCGCAGAAAAATGTTATCCaattttagtggaaattaaGGGCAAGCTATATGCCTAGGGTTGTCCAGACTCGACCGGAGCCCAACAACCCGGCCAAATCGCCCGACGCCGACCCGATTCCAGCCCAAACCAAAGTCCAGTCGGTCGATGACGGGTTTTCGTTTCCAAGAACCGACACTAGTGGGTGAAGTGGTGGGTTTGCTTCTCCAAAACCCGAGAAATCCAAACCCAACCGGAGCCATATAAAATATTTGGCCAAATCTACAAAACAAGCCAGATCTAGcgaaaaaaatgcaaattccAGTGACTTTTTCCAGATTCCGACGAAGTTTTTTGTAGATTTCgatgaatttttttagtttccaaCGACCGACTGGCATTCACCCTCACCCAAAACCGACTCGATCGATTGATTCCGACGGTCGGTTTCGGGTTTCTCCACTCGACGCTCATGGGTCGAGTCTGGGTTGGGTCCAAAACGGACCAAGCCCGACCCCTGAACAGGCCTATATTGAAGAGTAGTCACCCTTCCCTCCCCTCCTTTTTTTCATACCTCAAATAGTATTTTATCCATAATTTGTTGGTTTCAAAATATATGGGTTCAAATAGATAGATGGTTTGTAATTTAGGGTTTTGATTCTCATTCATCTATAAAaacttttgatattttaatgacaaTTTAATGCTTCAATATCTTATAGCAATAGGTTAttacttcaaaaattttattgtaatagattgCAAATAATTGACATCTTATAGCAATAGGCTAttacttcaaaatttttattgtaatcAATTGCAAATAATTGACAAAAACAATTCGAgttaagttattgcaacaatatctttgttgtaatagataattatttcttgttttttattgcaatatattataaaataattcatatcaAGTGATATCTTCAACTTCATGTTTTCCATTACAATAGATTatcaaataattgatatttaattatAGCAAAGATATCTTCATTGCAATAAGCTATCgctttgaaattttcattgtaatagattgctaaaataattggtatcaagttattgcaataatttctttaatttaatttattgcaacaaattttccTAATGCAATTTTGTATTAAAACCTCTATTGCaaccaaaaattataatttattgcaacaaatatgtgatattatatttaatatcactatactaatggaccaaagtagaccgaTATGATATTGTGTTTATCACTAGAAAACTTGTTGCGGAAGAAATTTGTTGTGTAAAACATAATTGACACTGTACAAAATACACTAGGATTGGGTTTGAAGGGAAGAGAGGAAAAGGTTTAGGAGAGAGGGACATGGATTAGAGAGTTTAAAGCATCAGCAATAGAGGTGTTAAAAAGCTATAAAGCTATTTTTAACGCCCCCAAACTACAAAAAATGCCCAACATCAATGGTTctaaaaccaaatttttttggcaatttgCTACAGTAGTGAACTGCCAAGActagcaattcactatagtaagaagggataaaaaaaaattactttattacatttctctctcctcttctcattataaaaaaaattctctcttttttctctctcctctctcttttttttctacTGAAGGTCTCttcttctcaaaattttctttcttcttctctcattttttctctaACCCTAGTGCCtccatcttctctctcaactgaAACTAATCGGCTTACGGaggtggtgggtgtggtggtTCATGGGTGTGGGGGGTCATGTCatgggtgtgggtgtggtggGTCACACTGTGGGTTGATCGGTGGGTTGTCGTGGGTTGATCAGCCTATGGTGGTTGGGTTAGTGGGTTGCCATGGGTTGTTTTGCTGGATGGCAGTTATgtgttgctgtttttttttttttttttttttttgggttgtttggtAGTGATGATGGTGGGTTGCTGTTGGGTTTTGTGAGGGGCGGTGGTGGTGGCTTAGTAGTTTTTGTgagtggtggtgatggtgggttATGGAAGCGGGTGTTGGTGGTGTGGGTTGTTTTGCTGGGCAATAGTTGTGCTGGTGGTTTTGTGCcttttattgggtttttgtggCAAAGAGGAAGtgagaaagaaattaataaaaaatgaatagtgttttgcagatggaaaaaataaatgaattgatGCAAGATTTGTTTGTGAAATTGTgtgttgaaaaaaataaagtagttttttgagatgttaaatgttaaaattttagctccaccaatgtggatgctcttaggaaTTTAATTTGATAGGATTtggtttttgaaataaaaagaaaaatagagatgaaagaATTAGATAATAAGAAGGTGAGGGTGGACCGGGTCAGACTTGGTCCAAAGTCCAACCCATTTTTATTACTAGATTAcgtactttttttcttctattttctatGACTCCTtgataaatagttaaatactgAAAAAGCTaacattaataattaaaaaaaacattaataatttaatatgatAAAAGTTGGAACTTTTTCTTTGGGTAGTGGAAATGATagaaatcttttttgttttactgATTATTCGGTACAAtaagaaagataaaagaaaggTAGTATTCCATCCATACTACTCTACTACCTTCTCATTCACTTTATCGGACCTAGCTTAAGCCAGAGCCCACTATTGCATtcactgttttaaaaactgGATTGGATTGAACGGTTCAATTGGGATTTGGACCTTGAACGGGTcaagtaaaaatagaaaaaatcgGTAGAAAAACTTGTAAACACCAAGAATTGGTCATTTTTTTCGGTTTTTTAACCGTTCCGATTTTTAAAACCGTGATACAAAGTGTGAGAGATTGAATGGTCCATTCTATCCGCTTTAGTCCACTTGGTCCATTTGATCCATGTTATTCCATTTCAAGAATTGGAAAAGATAGATTTGGGTTGAGAGTACCTATTCTAAatctttatttataaatattaaaaaaaaaaaatacaaaactcaaACTTGTTTCAAATTCTGttaaattttagcaatttaatatcaaatttgtTCTACATATATTTAATGAAGCCAAACTCATTTCAAACTCATCTATTTATTCTGCTTAAAAAGAGACAACTTAACATTACTTATTGTTAAGTACTAAAACACTATTAGATCACATTCAAAGCTTAGAGTCACTATATTTAGTTCTGAAAATTGACACATATTAAGTAATATTAATCTATAAATATTTGTTGAACATTATGTGATTATTTCTACCGATTACTATTGCCATTTGTAACGAATATTGTCAATAAATTAGAGCTAGTTACTTCAAAATACAAAccatttaatcattttttttaataagtatgttatacattttttttttgatgagtaataagtatgttatttttatatatgtgtattCATTACCACTgtaaataaaggcaaagatcttctcaaaaaaataaaaataataataataaaggcatTGAGACTTGAGTACCATGTGTTTATTTAGGCATCCGCACTATCCAAAGTCCGCATTTCACATGCTTATGCAGCTTATTGAAACTGTAGCCAGCGACCTAAACTGCCAAAACTCCTTCCatagttgaaagttgaaaccctTCACCCATCTACTCGCTCAAAGCAAAACATGTTAGGCTTTATGGaacctagttttgtttgatcctaTTGACGACCTGATCCGACCCGAATAATGTTGCGCGATTTTTAATGTGAGATTTTCTGAGGCTTAATCCATGGAACGGAGGCTTGGACTGTTGCCCccggaaaatttttttggcccGTTTTATAATCCATTGTGAATCATGTGCGCAGgatataaaaactatttttggtgattagggttgtGTTGTTGTCGTTCTTGAGAGACTAAAAACACTATAGccacattttgtattttttcctgATAATAGTAAAATTCCTGCAACTTAGTAGACATTGCCGAATCACGTAAATATTTTCTTGTgcatgtgattgtttttctttagcttgtgttttctttattttttttgttcctcacaggttgggaatttgGGTCAATTCACTGCAAAACACACACGGAATCGGAAGCAGATTGAAGCTAGcatatatgattatatgaatatGAGTGGGCAGAGACGTAGAATTGAAAGAGCAGAGAGTTGCCTATCTTCTGTTCGACAAAAGTCCCTAACGAACACTGATGCTGACATTATCAGCACACTACCCGACTTTCTCCTCAGCCATATCCTCTCCTTGCTCCCAACCAAAGACGCTGTCATCACAAGCACTTTGTCGAGTAGGTGGAGGCCTGTCTGGACTCTCGTCCCACTTCTTGACTTGGACGAGGACCAACTTTTTAGAACacaaaatcaaacttttagATTCCCGGAAATAGTTTCCAGGATCTTTATTCTTCGCAATACAGTTCTCAATCCCACACCCATACACAAGTTGCGCATCCGTTGTTTCAACAATTGTGTTCCGCTCCACATAGACACATGGGTCCGTGCCACCTTTCGGCATCGTGTGCAAGAGCTCGATCTCTCCATATGTACTGATCCTAATGAACCTTTGGAGTTGCCCCGTAGTGTCTACTTTTGTTCAACATTAGTGGTTCTCAAATTGGAGGGTAACTTTAACATTCTTATCAATCCTCCTTCTGCTTGTGAGTTCCCAAGTCTAAGGATTCTAGAACTTAGAAATGTTAAGTTTGCAAACTCTGACTCTCTCTCCACCCTCCTCAATGCCTGCACTGTCCTCCAAGATTTGACCCTCAATGCAAATTTCACAAATTTGGACAATTTCAATCTAATTGTACTCATAGACACGCTGAAAACATTAGATTTACGTGTTGAGTCTTCGTCCTACAAAGTCCACATAAACACCCCAGCTCTCGAGTACTTTTCTTTCAGTGGTCCTTTGGGCGAGGATGTTGTGTTGGAAAACCTTCCCAACCTGGATGATACACTAATTGACATTGACGTACAACATGGTGTGAGCATT
This DNA window, taken from Quercus robur chromosome 2, dhQueRobu3.1, whole genome shotgun sequence, encodes the following:
- the LOC126715224 gene encoding F-box/FBD/LRR-repeat protein At5g56420-like, which gives rise to MNMSGQRRRIERAESCLSSVRQKSLTNTDADIISTLPDFLLSHILSLLPTKDAVITSTLSSRWRPVWTLVPLLDLDEDQLFRTQNQTFRFPEIVSRIFILRNTVLNPTPIHKLRIRCFNNCVPLHIDTWVRATFRHRVQELDLSICTDPNEPLELPRSVYFCSTLVVLKLEGNFNILINPPSACEFPSLRILELRNVKFANSDSLSTLLNACTVLQDLTLNANFTNLDNFNLIVLIDTLKTLDLRVESSSYKVHINTPALEYFSFSGPLGEDVVLENLPNLDDTLIDIDVQHGVSIQDYAKRVRDFMRPLSNIVDMELCIEVVEILYNASSHDDIPMFHNLNSLSLFGFHYFEWRVVQVLLHRTPKLQVLVFDLSADRSRSAIDGCLQKLQDVPECLSSHLTACHYRELSGNEIEMELVRQILKAARVLKTMRISVEDTLDSEVKLRVCEEISKYQRSSHFCQIAFD